The Rhodopseudomonas palustris genome window below encodes:
- a CDS encoding urea amidolyase associated protein UAAP2, which produces MTAIPASARIVLDTEIPARVPWSAIIRKGQTLRIVDSHGQQAVDTLFYAADDHGERYSGQDTLRAQGSAYVTTGTRIMSTEGRTMLRMVADSCGLHDTSAGACSCESNTVRFGHQTKYLHACRENFVLEAAKHGLSKRDIVPNLNFFMNVPLDPDGNFTVVDGVSKPGDYVEMVAEMDVLCLISNCPQVNNPCNGFFPTPIQVVIYEAGED; this is translated from the coding sequence ATGACCGCGATTCCCGCTTCCGCCCGCATCGTGCTCGACACCGAGATCCCGGCGCGCGTGCCGTGGTCGGCGATCATCCGTAAGGGCCAGACGCTGCGCATCGTCGACAGCCACGGCCAGCAGGCGGTCGACACTCTGTTCTACGCCGCCGACGATCATGGCGAGCGCTACAGCGGCCAGGACACACTACGCGCCCAGGGCTCGGCCTATGTCACCACCGGCACGCGGATCATGTCCACCGAGGGCCGCACCATGCTGCGCATGGTGGCCGACAGCTGCGGCCTGCACGACACTTCCGCCGGCGCCTGCTCCTGCGAGAGCAATACCGTGCGGTTCGGACATCAGACCAAGTATCTGCACGCCTGCCGCGAGAACTTCGTGCTGGAAGCTGCCAAGCACGGCCTGTCGAAGCGCGACATCGTGCCTAATCTGAACTTCTTCATGAACGTGCCGCTCGATCCCGACGGCAATTTCACCGTGGTCGACGGCGTCTCCAAGCCCGGCGACTACGTCGAGATGGTCGCCGAGATGGACGTGCTGTGCCTGATCTCGAACTGTCCGCAGGTCAACAATCCCTGCAACGGCTTCTTCCCGACGCCGATCCAGGTGGTGATCTACGAGGCAGGCGAGGACTGA